Below is a window of Rhodoglobus vestalii DNA.
TGTCGGTCGGCGGTTCTGATTTGCATGTCACGGTTGATGCGACTCCGTCTATCCGGTTGCACGGTTCCCTGTCTCCGCTTCCGGGGATTGCTCCGTGGGATGGCGACAAGACCCGCACGGCGCTGCACAGCATCATGACTGGTGAGCAGCGGGAAATCTTTGAGAAAGAGCTTGAGCTCGATTTTGCGTACACGTTGTCGGATGATGCCCGTTTTCGGGTGAACATCTACCAGCAGCGCGGTTTCATGGGTGCGGCTTTCCGTCTCATCCCGACCGATATTAAGCCGCTGAGTGAGTTGGGTGTTCCGGATACGATCGCCCGCTTTGCTCGCCTTTCGCGTGGTCTTGTGCTGGTCACGGGCCCAACGGGTTCGGGTAAGTCCACGACTCTGGCGTCGGTGATCGACCTGGTCAATCAGGAGCGTGCCGACCACATTGTGACGGTGGAGGATCCGATTGAGTTCTTGCACGAAAACAAGCGCTCGCTCATCAACCAGCGCGAGGTCGGCAACGACACCCACTCGTTCGCTTCGGCCCTGAAGCATGTGCTGCGTCAGGACCCGGATGTCATCCTGATCGGTGAGCTTCGAGATTTGGAAACAATTTCGGTGGCGCTCACGGCGGCAGAGACCGGGCATCTGGTGTTTGCGACGCTGCACACGCAGTCTGCCGCGCAAACCATTGACCGGGTTATCGATGTGTTCCCGCCGCACCAGCAGGGTCAGGT
It encodes the following:
- a CDS encoding type IV pilus twitching motility protein PilT, which encodes MASPGPDWGKFLDPPPEPDPVPETAPAPQSPPTQQAPTQQAPPQRASAEPSPLFTADPPRARPSFAERAARAAAESAGGADAAPAEPRVFSDLSGDSDLLAALDHVVSVGGSDLHVTVDATPSIRLHGSLSPLPGIAPWDGDKTRTALHSIMTGEQREIFEKELELDFAYTLSDDARFRVNIYQQRGFMGAAFRLIPTDIKPLSELGVPDTIARFARLSRGLVLVTGPTGSGKSTTLASVIDLVNQERADHIVTVEDPIEFLHENKRSLINQREVGNDTHSFASALKHVLRQDPDVILIGELRDLETISVALTAAETGHLVFATLHTQSAAQTIDRVIDVFPPHQQGQVRAQLAATLQGVVCQTLVKSADGKGRCVATEVMVATPAIGNLIREGKTYQVPSAMQAGRELGMHTMDQHLADLVNAGKIERQDAMEKAQNRDELTQLIRRDSSISQDSTRMGSN